One Candidatus Limnocylindrales bacterium genomic region harbors:
- a CDS encoding ammonium transporter: MQEEVAAVAAPEPAAEASSPALPSYFTATSAEKKAKWPDPTGASSGVWATPAGDGKGDIPAALAISDLYDRMAHNLYSINFVWVLICGFLVMFMQAGFMSVETGLCRSKNSSHTTAMNFMIYPLGCLGFWAYGFAIGWGNWWNGAVPPGWYPSLGPGLSTLNEGVGLNPVLDASGAVTSAFQYGFMGTKGFFLNGMSDVSVMALFFFMMVFMDTTATIPTGAMAERWSFKNFVLFGLWIALPYCLYANWVWGGGFLAQGGRNWGLGHGAVDFAGSGVVHMMGGVIALVGASILGPRIGKFDAQGRPRAMPGHSVPMVALGTFILAFGWFGFNPGSTLAGTDLRISFVVVNTMLASVAAAATAYITLLTRELKPDPTMLCNGMLAGLVAITAGCAFVAPWAAVMIGGIAGWLVVTAVFFIESRGVDDPCGAISVHGVCGCWGVLSVGIFANGDYGAGWNGVVRDSMVAAYGADGVRGLLYGDASQLWMQMVSCATLAAFAVPMAYMWFRISNVITPMRSSVEDELAGLDTTEMGIPGYPEMVLLPDRTVTEGAASLVLGGGSPVTRPEVAVA, translated from the coding sequence GTGCAGGAAGAAGTCGCTGCCGTGGCGGCGCCGGAACCGGCGGCCGAAGCGAGTAGTCCCGCGTTGCCATCGTACTTCACGGCGACGAGCGCCGAGAAGAAAGCGAAGTGGCCCGATCCGACCGGAGCGTCGTCGGGAGTCTGGGCAACACCGGCCGGTGACGGCAAGGGCGACATCCCTGCCGCGCTCGCCATCTCGGATCTCTACGACCGCATGGCGCACAATCTTTACTCGATCAATTTCGTGTGGGTTCTCATCTGCGGCTTCCTGGTGATGTTCATGCAGGCCGGCTTCATGTCGGTCGAGACCGGTCTGTGCCGCTCGAAGAACTCGTCGCACACGACGGCGATGAACTTCATGATCTATCCGCTCGGCTGCCTCGGCTTCTGGGCTTACGGCTTCGCCATCGGCTGGGGGAACTGGTGGAACGGCGCGGTTCCACCTGGCTGGTATCCGTCGCTCGGACCCGGCTTGTCGACGCTCAACGAAGGCGTCGGACTGAACCCTGTCCTCGATGCTTCGGGCGCGGTCACGTCGGCGTTCCAGTACGGATTCATGGGAACCAAGGGGTTCTTCCTGAACGGGATGTCCGACGTGAGCGTGATGGCGCTGTTCTTCTTCATGATGGTGTTCATGGATACGACGGCGACCATCCCGACCGGCGCGATGGCAGAGCGGTGGTCGTTCAAGAACTTCGTGCTGTTCGGGCTGTGGATCGCACTGCCGTACTGCCTCTATGCGAACTGGGTCTGGGGCGGTGGGTTCCTCGCGCAGGGCGGCCGGAACTGGGGTCTTGGTCACGGCGCGGTCGACTTCGCCGGTTCAGGCGTCGTGCACATGATGGGAGGTGTGATCGCGCTTGTCGGTGCATCCATCCTCGGACCGCGCATCGGCAAATTCGACGCGCAGGGAAGGCCGCGCGCAATGCCGGGCCACAGCGTGCCGATGGTCGCGCTCGGAACTTTCATCCTCGCGTTCGGATGGTTCGGCTTCAACCCCGGATCGACGCTGGCCGGCACGGATCTGCGCATCTCGTTCGTGGTCGTGAACACGATGCTCGCGAGCGTTGCTGCCGCAGCAACCGCATACATCACTCTGCTTACGCGCGAGCTGAAGCCCGATCCGACGATGCTCTGCAACGGCATGCTCGCCGGCCTCGTGGCGATTACCGCCGGGTGCGCGTTCGTTGCCCCGTGGGCCGCCGTCATGATCGGCGGCATTGCAGGATGGCTCGTCGTGACGGCGGTATTCTTCATCGAGTCGCGCGGCGTCGACGATCCATGCGGCGCAATCTCGGTACACGGAGTCTGCGGATGCTGGGGCGTGCTCTCGGTCGGCATCTTTGCCAACGGCGACTACGGCGCGGGCTGGAACGGCGTGGTGCGCGATTCGATGGTGGCCGCATACGGCGCCGACGGTGTGCGCGGCCTGCTCTACGGCGACGCGTCGCAGCTGTGGATGCAGATGGTCAGCTGCGCGACGCTCGCCGCGTTTGCCGTACCGATGGCCTACATGTGGTTCCGGATCAGCAACGTGATCACCCCGATGCGATCGTCGGTGGAGGACGAGCTCGCGGGTCTGGACACGACCGAAATGGGAATCCCCGGCTATCCGGAGATGGTGCTGCTTCCCGACCGCACCGTCACCGAGGGTGCCGCGTCGCTGGTGCTCGGAGGCGGCTCTCCGGTAACTCGCCCCGAAGTCGCGGTGGCCTGA